In the genome of Halapricum salinum, one region contains:
- a CDS encoding heavy metal translocating P-type ATPase, whose amino-acid sequence MTGCTLCGLDLPAEPITGDDVDGQYCCRGCLAVARSLDEAPADVEDPADEVDTADVDDADGEVAYLSVDGMHCGTCELFLEDTATRQAGVAAASASYATDTMKVVYDPDSVQESALPELVSRAGYEARRRSDPDPDDPDSPAVRFLLGGGFFGMMTMLWYVLFIYPQHFGFEPVVEFGTYGRLYLLGQIWLFSTIVLGYTGFPLLRGAYVSLRAGQPNMDLLVSLAALGSYGYSTAVVLLGGIDVYFDVTIAIVLVVTAGNYYEERVKRSAVSLLSELTSESVSEARRRDGETVPIEKVEPGAELLVKPGERVPLDGTVVEGVAAVDEALVTGESLPVTRRPGETVPGGAVVTDSPLVVEVSEAATSTLDRIVGLLWDVQSARPGAQRLADKLATVFVPLVATLAVLAALVVVATGGTATGAFLIGLTVVIVSCPCALGLATPLAVAVGVGRAAADRVVVASETLFETLPETDVVVLDKTGTLTTGRMTVVDSRLDDDAALHRAAALERYSNHPVADAVVAHAGDASRTDGGRNATVTERGEPGDDSPGVAVPDGVSIEPRGVVGPVDGVRTVVGHPDLLTDRGLTIPQQYREAATAAAEAGQVPVAVGWDGRCRGLLVVSDQPRDDWEDVVTALAADGRDVVVLTGDDTAAADRFRAHPAVEEVFAGVPPDGKVAAVERLRDRGRVTMVGDGANDAPALAAADVGIALARDGTLAADAADAVVIGGRLDAVPTLFRVAERTRSRIRQNLGWAFGYNAVAIPLAATGALNPLFAALAMAASSTIVVLNSSRTLVPDE is encoded by the coding sequence ATGACGGGGTGTACGCTCTGCGGACTCGACCTGCCGGCCGAGCCGATCACCGGCGACGACGTCGACGGACAGTACTGCTGTCGCGGCTGTCTGGCAGTCGCTCGATCGCTGGACGAGGCGCCTGCGGACGTCGAGGACCCGGCCGACGAAGTGGATACCGCCGACGTCGACGACGCCGACGGCGAGGTCGCCTACCTGTCGGTCGACGGGATGCACTGCGGGACCTGCGAGCTGTTCCTCGAGGACACCGCCACTCGCCAGGCAGGGGTCGCGGCCGCGTCGGCCAGCTACGCGACGGACACGATGAAAGTCGTCTACGATCCCGACTCCGTCCAGGAATCGGCGCTTCCGGAGCTGGTCTCCCGGGCCGGGTACGAGGCCAGACGACGGTCCGATCCGGACCCGGACGACCCCGACTCCCCGGCCGTCCGGTTCCTGCTGGGCGGGGGCTTCTTCGGGATGATGACGATGCTGTGGTACGTCCTGTTCATCTACCCCCAGCACTTCGGGTTCGAACCCGTCGTGGAGTTCGGGACCTACGGTCGGCTGTACCTCCTCGGGCAGATCTGGCTGTTCAGTACGATCGTCCTGGGCTACACCGGGTTCCCGCTGTTGCGAGGAGCGTACGTCAGTCTCCGCGCCGGCCAGCCGAACATGGATCTGCTCGTCTCGCTTGCGGCCCTGGGTTCCTACGGATACAGCACCGCAGTCGTGCTCCTTGGCGGCATCGACGTCTACTTCGACGTGACCATCGCCATCGTCCTCGTCGTGACCGCCGGCAACTACTACGAGGAGCGTGTGAAGCGAAGCGCCGTCTCGCTGCTCTCGGAGCTGACGAGCGAGTCCGTCTCGGAGGCCCGCCGTCGCGACGGCGAGACCGTTCCGATCGAGAAAGTCGAGCCGGGTGCGGAACTGCTGGTCAAACCCGGCGAGCGCGTCCCGCTCGACGGCACGGTCGTCGAGGGCGTCGCCGCCGTCGACGAGGCGCTGGTCACCGGCGAGTCGCTCCCGGTGACACGGCGGCCCGGCGAGACTGTCCCCGGCGGCGCAGTCGTCACCGACAGTCCGCTGGTCGTCGAAGTCTCCGAGGCGGCCACGAGCACGCTCGATCGGATCGTCGGCCTGCTGTGGGACGTCCAGAGCGCACGCCCCGGCGCACAGCGGCTGGCCGACAAACTCGCGACGGTTTTCGTCCCGCTTGTGGCGACGCTGGCCGTACTGGCGGCGCTCGTCGTCGTCGCGACCGGCGGGACGGCGACCGGCGCGTTCCTGATCGGGCTCACTGTCGTCATCGTCTCCTGTCCGTGTGCGCTCGGACTGGCGACGCCGCTGGCCGTGGCCGTCGGCGTCGGGCGCGCGGCCGCCGACCGGGTCGTCGTCGCCTCCGAGACCCTCTTCGAGACGCTGCCGGAAACCGACGTGGTCGTCCTCGACAAGACCGGGACGCTCACGACCGGCCGGATGACGGTCGTCGACAGCCGCCTCGACGACGACGCGGCCCTCCACCGGGCGGCCGCACTGGAGCGATACTCGAACCACCCGGTGGCGGACGCGGTCGTCGCCCACGCCGGCGACGCGTCCCGGACCGACGGCGGCCGGAACGCGACGGTGACGGAGCGAGGCGAACCGGGAGACGACAGTCCCGGGGTCGCCGTCCCCGATGGAGTCTCCATCGAGCCCAGGGGGGTCGTCGGCCCCGTCGACGGCGTCCGGACGGTCGTCGGCCACCCGGACCTGCTGACCGACCGCGGACTGACGATCCCACAGCAGTACCGCGAGGCCGCGACAGCCGCCGCCGAGGCCGGACAGGTCCCGGTCGCGGTCGGCTGGGACGGGCGGTGCCGCGGGCTCCTGGTCGTCAGCGACCAGCCACGCGACGACTGGGAGGACGTCGTCACCGCGCTCGCCGCTGACGGCCGCGACGTGGTGGTCCTGACCGGCGACGACACCGCCGCGGCCGACCGGTTCAGGGCACACCCGGCGGTCGAGGAGGTCTTCGCCGGGGTCCCGCCGGACGGCAAAGTCGCCGCTGTCGAGCGCCTCCGAGATCGAGGCCGGGTCACGATGGTCGGTGACGGTGCCAACGACGCGCCCGCGCTGGCCGCTGCGGACGTGGGGATCGCGCTCGCCCGGGACGGTACCCTGGCCGCCGACGCCGCCGACGCGGTGGTGATCGGCGGGCGACTCGACGCCGTCCCGACGCTGTTTCGCGTCGCCGAGCGGACGCGCTCGCGGATCAGGCAGAACCTCGGGTGGGCGTTCGGGTACAACGCGGTCGCGATCCCCCTCGCCGCGACCGGGGCGCTGAACCCGCTGTTCGCCGCGCTCGCGATGGCCGCGAGCAGCACCATCGTCGTGCTCAACTCCAGTCGAACCCTGGTTCCAGACGAGTGA
- a CDS encoding cytochrome oxidase, protein MSAPPDQSEQVRELTHEEFDPKGTLALILLYFVILAVMWAFMYFVEFLGNDLVVVG, encoded by the coding sequence GTGTCCGCGCCGCCGGACCAGTCGGAACAGGTCCGAGAACTCACCCACGAGGAGTTCGACCCGAAAGGGACGCTGGCGCTGATACTGCTTTACTTCGTGATCCTGGCGGTCATGTGGGCGTTCATGTACTTCGTCGAGTTCCTCGGAAACGATCTCGTCGTCGTGGGGTGA
- a CDS encoding halocyanin domain-containing protein produces the protein MQQNRRRFLHLSGAAALAAIAGCSSTGGNGNGNGNGNSNGDTTTTTDSGNGNGNGNGDGTASFDGWLDGTDNFDGTVVDATGESQVTIDVGASANGGSFGFAPPVVTVDPGTTVVWEWTGDGGVHNVVGENMDFRSGDPTGDAGNTFEQTFEDDATVKYYCNPHRQSGMKGVVVVGEGSEADDTDDGDTSDYGWEDATWDSYWYSLYNMSTNIAMSGNGVPFPLNEQMEELQSQRMPAMLEAADTDRPPINQPNLTFAAFTEGDPSFTQQPVLEDDTGRPDGTTLAWDKSNSSGVVSPSSLAWTHLKGVTWAKNFETHFETLPAEIAAKFRAQLLTTLAQVGINAAILVGGSRGNGALTHGDSFEFLSEYRPAEGQIEDETRRPHHHAAMVWFLSDITSLAQNGWFGYVNPRPLIPKEAGADGVFDMDIGIQEIADGVAEATMNFFTPAEIVEMESTRSVGLMLAAIGYYGTQAGSEEATESAADYANALADELATHVEGDGRVADGAANQAATQGIVGQGLLWAGQLDGVDREPLASDVLGYMIDELWDEQAGTFATGTDDDVYTITARDAGDVTGGINAADAVLDMDVRDIYARYFNQTFNRGRLQRAERPQSRDESAEYTLPLPPAAGGEHGQAAVYNAEIEYDTTADEWSVTDDSFDTEGALYLANQDIWIGQWAGDFYQGRGVPGESDTPPN, from the coding sequence ATGCAACAAAACAGACGACGATTCCTCCACCTCAGTGGCGCAGCCGCGCTCGCCGCGATCGCTGGCTGTTCGTCCACCGGCGGAAACGGCAACGGCAATGGAAACGGGAACAGCAACGGTGACACCACCACGACCACCGACAGCGGGAACGGAAACGGCAACGGAAATGGCGACGGGACGGCGTCGTTCGACGGCTGGCTCGATGGCACGGACAACTTCGACGGGACGGTCGTCGACGCGACTGGCGAGAGCCAGGTCACCATCGACGTCGGCGCGTCGGCCAACGGCGGTTCGTTTGGCTTCGCACCGCCAGTCGTCACTGTCGACCCCGGGACGACGGTCGTCTGGGAGTGGACGGGCGACGGCGGCGTACACAACGTCGTCGGCGAGAACATGGACTTCCGGAGCGGCGACCCGACGGGCGACGCCGGCAACACCTTCGAACAGACTTTCGAGGACGACGCGACGGTCAAGTACTACTGCAACCCACATCGACAGTCCGGGATGAAAGGCGTCGTCGTCGTTGGCGAGGGCAGCGAGGCGGACGACACCGACGACGGCGACACCAGCGACTACGGCTGGGAGGACGCCACCTGGGATTCGTACTGGTACTCGCTGTACAACATGAGCACGAACATCGCGATGAGCGGCAACGGGGTTCCGTTCCCGCTCAACGAGCAGATGGAGGAGCTACAGTCCCAGCGCATGCCCGCGATGCTGGAGGCCGCCGACACCGACCGGCCGCCGATCAACCAGCCCAACCTGACGTTCGCGGCGTTCACCGAGGGCGACCCGAGTTTTACCCAGCAGCCGGTGCTCGAAGACGACACCGGGCGGCCCGACGGGACGACGCTCGCGTGGGACAAATCGAACTCCTCTGGCGTCGTCAGCCCCTCGTCGCTGGCCTGGACGCACCTCAAGGGCGTCACCTGGGCGAAGAACTTCGAGACGCACTTCGAGACCCTGCCGGCCGAGATCGCCGCGAAGTTCCGCGCGCAGTTGCTCACGACGCTCGCACAGGTCGGGATCAACGCCGCGATCCTCGTCGGCGGCTCCCGCGGCAACGGCGCGCTCACCCATGGCGACTCCTTCGAGTTCCTCTCGGAGTATCGGCCAGCCGAAGGGCAGATCGAAGACGAGACGCGCCGACCGCACCACCACGCCGCGATGGTCTGGTTCCTCTCGGACATCACCAGCCTCGCCCAGAACGGCTGGTTCGGCTACGTCAACCCCCGCCCGCTCATTCCGAAGGAGGCCGGCGCTGACGGCGTCTTCGATATGGACATCGGGATTCAGGAGATCGCCGACGGCGTCGCCGAGGCGACGATGAACTTCTTTACGCCCGCGGAGATCGTCGAGATGGAGTCGACCCGGTCGGTCGGGCTCATGCTGGCCGCGATCGGCTACTACGGCACCCAGGCCGGTAGCGAGGAAGCCACGGAGAGCGCCGCAGACTACGCCAACGCGCTGGCCGACGAACTCGCGACCCACGTCGAGGGCGACGGCCGCGTCGCCGACGGCGCGGCCAACCAGGCCGCGACCCAGGGGATCGTCGGCCAGGGCCTGCTGTGGGCCGGCCAACTCGACGGCGTCGACCGCGAACCACTCGCCAGCGACGTCCTCGGCTACATGATCGACGAGCTCTGGGACGAGCAAGCAGGAACGTTCGCGACCGGGACCGACGACGACGTCTACACGATCACGGCCCGGGACGCCGGCGACGTCACCGGCGGGATCAACGCCGCCGACGCCGTCCTCGACATGGACGTCAGGGACATCTACGCCCGGTACTTCAACCAGACGTTCAACCGCGGCCGCCTCCAGCGCGCCGAGCGACCACAATCACGCGACGAGAGCGCCGAGTACACGCTGCCGCTCCCGCCCGCGGCGGGCGGCGAGCACGGCCAGGCCGCCGTCTACAACGCCGAGATCGAGTACGACACGACGGCCGACGAGTGGTCGGTCACCGACGATTCGTTCGACACCGAAGGCGCACTCTATCTCGCCAACCAGGACATCTGGATCGGCCAGTGGGCCGGGGACTTCTACCAGGGCCGCGGCGTCCCCGGCGAGTCCGACACGCCGCCGAACTGA
- a CDS encoding b(o/a)3-type cytochrome-c oxidase subunit 1 encodes MSSQTGTPTFVDRYPEEASVVRQAFLVSFVALGLGALFGIIQALHRTNVLRLIDSADYYTVLTAHGVLLVIVFTIFFLVGLYQWAITRSLDRPAENITFTRAWLGLMSLGSVLTGGTILLGFVDEIGISADVLFTFYAPLQAHPLFYTGLAVFLIGTWLAGVDWFRSYLAWRGDNPGERIPLQTFMVLTTMVMWYIATIGVAISVLFFLLPWSLGLIDTVNPLLTRTLFWFFGHPVVYFWLLPAYLLWYTVLPKIAGGRLFSDPLARVVFVLFVLLSTPVGIHHQYLDPGIAEGFKFIAMTNTMFLLLPSLLTAFTVVASMEHGARQRGGTGLFGWLKALPWRDPAFTGMALAGLMFAAGGFSGMINAGMNINYLVHNTLWVPGHFHLTVGTAVALTMMAGTYWLWPQLTNRPLYSRPIALAQVVIWFGGMGLMSNAMHVSGLFGIPRRTAEPQYEGFDFATSFGSVSELNLQLAIGGSLLFVSTVLFLGNLALSMGTPTRDGLGQTLPPALSGPTDSPAVLDNLRLWTVIALVLVVLAYALPLGSIVAESGLFGSGGNPYPVVIEPLVGWIDPGAVIEIFHDLLEVLP; translated from the coding sequence ATGAGTTCGCAGACCGGAACGCCGACGTTCGTGGATCGCTACCCCGAGGAAGCCAGCGTCGTCCGCCAGGCGTTCCTGGTGTCGTTCGTCGCGTTAGGGCTGGGCGCGCTGTTCGGGATCATCCAGGCCCTCCACCGGACGAACGTCCTGCGACTGATCGACTCGGCGGATTACTACACCGTCCTGACGGCTCACGGCGTGTTGCTCGTGATCGTCTTCACGATTTTCTTCCTCGTGGGACTGTACCAGTGGGCCATCACGCGCAGTCTAGACAGGCCCGCGGAGAACATCACGTTCACGCGGGCCTGGCTCGGGTTGATGTCGCTCGGGTCGGTGCTCACCGGCGGGACGATCCTGCTCGGGTTCGTCGACGAGATCGGAATCAGCGCTGACGTGCTCTTCACGTTCTACGCGCCGCTTCAGGCACATCCGCTGTTCTACACCGGACTGGCCGTGTTCCTGATCGGGACCTGGCTGGCCGGCGTCGACTGGTTCCGGTCCTACCTCGCCTGGCGCGGGGACAACCCGGGCGAGCGCATCCCGCTGCAGACGTTCATGGTTCTCACGACGATGGTGATGTGGTACATCGCGACGATCGGCGTCGCGATCTCGGTGCTGTTCTTCCTGTTGCCGTGGTCGCTCGGGCTCATCGACACCGTCAACCCGCTGTTGACCCGGACGCTCTTCTGGTTCTTCGGACACCCGGTCGTCTACTTCTGGCTGCTGCCGGCGTACCTGCTGTGGTACACCGTCCTGCCGAAGATCGCCGGTGGACGGCTGTTCAGCGACCCGCTCGCTCGCGTCGTGTTCGTCCTCTTCGTGCTGTTGTCGACGCCGGTCGGCATCCACCACCAGTACCTCGATCCCGGCATCGCCGAGGGGTTCAAGTTCATCGCGATGACCAACACGATGTTCCTGCTGTTGCCCAGCCTGCTCACGGCCTTCACCGTGGTAGCCAGCATGGAACACGGCGCACGCCAGCGCGGCGGCACCGGACTGTTCGGCTGGCTGAAAGCGCTCCCGTGGCGCGACCCGGCCTTCACGGGGATGGCGCTCGCGGGGTTGATGTTCGCCGCAGGCGGGTTCTCCGGGATGATCAACGCGGGGATGAACATCAACTACCTCGTCCACAACACCCTCTGGGTGCCGGGTCACTTCCACCTGACCGTCGGGACGGCCGTCGCGCTGACGATGATGGCCGGCACCTACTGGCTGTGGCCCCAGCTCACCAACCGGCCGCTGTACTCCCGTCCGATCGCACTCGCCCAGGTCGTCATCTGGTTCGGTGGGATGGGGCTGATGTCCAACGCGATGCACGTCTCGGGACTGTTCGGGATCCCCCGGCGGACGGCCGAACCGCAGTACGAGGGGTTCGACTTCGCGACCTCCTTCGGCAGCGTCTCCGAGTTGAACCTCCAGCTGGCTATCGGCGGGTCGCTACTGTTCGTCTCGACGGTCCTGTTCCTCGGGAACCTGGCGCTATCGATGGGCACACCCACCCGTGACGGGCTCGGCCAGACGCTGCCGCCGGCACTCTCCGGTCCCACAGACAGCCCGGCGGTGCTCGACAACCTCCGACTGTGGACCGTTATCGCACTGGTACTGGTCGTCCTGGCCTACGCCCTGCCGCTCGGTTCGATCGTCGCCGAGAGCGGGCTGTTCGGCTCGGGCGGGAATCCGTACCCGGTGGTGATCGAGCCGCTCGTCGGCTGGATCGATCCCGGAGCCGTGATCGAGATATTCCACGATCTGCTGGAGGTGCTCCCATGA
- a CDS encoding DUF7546 family protein translates to MSDVHTTGFRPPLSRGQGVAAALVGMVIGYGLAVDPVVHSAEQVLYPLLWLVASAIALRYLVAPQLGSLSLRSAAAGVSYALVLLSIAGLVGPASGHQGLSVHLGIPGWGPAVFYTGPLLSVSIIPFLTVGYLTLGLLVAVTIDRSWKASGAGLLGVFACVGCSAPLLAGVAGSVGAGSLSATLSQAQYPIATAAFLLSIAGLGLALSRIDP, encoded by the coding sequence GTGAGTGACGTGCACACCACGGGGTTCCGACCGCCGCTCTCGCGCGGACAGGGCGTCGCTGCTGCGCTCGTCGGAATGGTGATTGGCTACGGCCTCGCGGTCGATCCGGTCGTCCACTCGGCAGAACAGGTCCTCTATCCGCTCCTGTGGCTCGTCGCGAGTGCGATCGCGCTCCGGTATCTCGTCGCGCCGCAGTTGGGCTCGCTCTCGCTCCGTAGTGCCGCCGCCGGGGTGAGCTACGCGCTGGTCTTGCTGTCGATTGCCGGACTCGTGGGTCCAGCGAGCGGTCACCAGGGGCTGAGCGTTCACCTCGGGATCCCTGGCTGGGGGCCGGCGGTGTTCTACACGGGGCCCCTGCTGTCGGTGTCGATCATCCCGTTTCTGACCGTCGGCTATCTGACGCTGGGGTTGCTGGTGGCCGTCACGATCGATCGGAGCTGGAAGGCGTCGGGCGCGGGACTGCTGGGAGTGTTCGCCTGCGTCGGGTGCAGCGCCCCGCTGCTGGCCGGCGTCGCCGGATCGGTCGGAGCCGGGTCGCTGTCGGCCACGCTCTCGCAGGCACAGTACCCCATCGCCACGGCGGCGTTTCTGCTCAGTATCGCGGGCCTGGGGCTGGCGCTTTCACGGATCGATCCGTAG
- a CDS encoding CheF family chemotaxis protein: MSGDERKILDSAGDVCYVVRNGESVASPEWTSCRLILTNRRLLVAENGSKQTIPHAKVTIPRGESPVPEDVDTTGAVTLRFGNAVLVVAATDVDDFVDTYCRANLGGGVILAKHPAIVGGVVQDEASWSKARFAIEDGLFTLQFPDGDSMACELDDVGTIEERSGEVMGEHRDVVAIEHTDEEGRSMETHLSGNARHTTVLATLFEHIVQSREDDYELSEAESQVLMALYSGVSPFEMADFVGLSVDEVEEIYQHLLEVGAVDEVRTRTEVTLNAQGRNMASEAMSEK; encoded by the coding sequence ATGAGCGGCGACGAACGCAAGATCCTCGATTCGGCAGGCGATGTCTGTTACGTGGTACGTAACGGCGAGTCCGTCGCCAGCCCCGAGTGGACCTCCTGTCGACTCATCCTGACGAACAGACGACTCCTCGTCGCCGAGAACGGTTCGAAACAGACCATCCCCCACGCCAAGGTGACCATCCCCCGGGGAGAGTCGCCCGTCCCCGAGGACGTCGACACGACCGGCGCGGTGACACTCAGGTTCGGCAATGCGGTCCTCGTGGTGGCCGCGACCGACGTCGACGATTTCGTCGACACCTACTGCCGGGCGAACCTCGGCGGCGGCGTCATCCTCGCGAAACACCCGGCGATCGTCGGCGGCGTCGTCCAGGACGAGGCCTCGTGGTCGAAAGCCCGCTTCGCCATCGAAGACGGCCTGTTCACGCTGCAGTTTCCCGACGGCGACAGCATGGCCTGTGAACTCGACGACGTCGGGACGATCGAGGAGCGCAGCGGCGAGGTCATGGGCGAGCACCGCGACGTCGTCGCCATCGAGCACACCGACGAGGAGGGTCGCAGCATGGAGACCCACCTCTCGGGCAACGCTCGCCACACCACCGTGCTGGCGACGCTGTTCGAGCACATCGTCCAGTCGCGCGAGGACGACTACGAACTCTCCGAGGCAGAGAGTCAGGTCCTGATGGCGCTCTACTCGGGCGTCTCGCCGTTCGAGATGGCCGACTTCGTGGGGCTGAGCGTCGACGAGGTCGAGGAGATCTACCAGCACTTGCTCGAAGTCGGGGCTGTAGACGAGGTGCGGACACGGACCGAGGTGACGCTGAACGCCCAGGGGCGGAACATGGCGAGCGAAGCGATGAGTGAGAAGTAG
- a CDS encoding cytochrome c oxidase subunit II yields the protein MHIHDYEKLWLGLSLVMIVGFIATVTYGAVGAGVEMIDDSGDTVDPNSLADHPEFGDPGVEQVGPNEYDVHVIARQFVFQPDPIVVPANSTVTFYVTSADVTHGFEVVGTNANAMVIPGEVAELTVEVNEPNEYGIICHEYCGSGHHDMEGLLRVVPEDEYDGGDR from the coding sequence ATGCACATTCACGACTACGAGAAACTCTGGCTGGGCCTTTCACTCGTCATGATAGTCGGGTTCATCGCGACGGTCACCTACGGCGCGGTCGGTGCCGGCGTGGAGATGATCGACGACAGCGGCGACACGGTCGATCCGAACTCCCTGGCGGACCATCCCGAGTTCGGGGATCCGGGCGTCGAGCAGGTCGGCCCGAACGAGTACGACGTTCACGTCATCGCCCGGCAGTTCGTCTTCCAGCCCGACCCGATCGTGGTACCAGCCAACAGTACTGTCACCTTCTACGTCACGTCAGCGGACGTCACCCACGGGTTCGAGGTCGTGGGGACCAACGCGAACGCGATGGTCATCCCCGGCGAAGTAGCGGAACTGACTGTCGAAGTCAACGAACCGAACGAGTACGGCATCATCTGTCACGAGTACTGCGGCAGCGGTCACCACGACATGGAGGGATTGCTCAGAGTCGTTCCCGAGGACGAGTACGACGGAGGTGACCGATGA
- a CDS encoding undecaprenyl-diphosphate phosphatase, with translation MDEWLVAVLLGLIQGTLEWLPVSSEGSVALALTALDVGESAVADTQFALFLHLGTAVAAMVYYRAEVGELLADVPSWRPGDWFAAEQATLTFVVVAMGASFATGGVAYLTLETVVSSLSGGAFVALIGALLVGTGLLQWTAQDRAIERRTEIDLLDAVLVGALQGLAILPGVSRSGTTVSALLLRGHPGEDSLRLSFLLSIPAALAAGALVFVEVGVPSIAPGPAALALAVSAVVGFLTVGALVALVRRVAFWAVCVGFGGLAVVGGALLIV, from the coding sequence GGGGCTCATTCAGGGCACGCTGGAGTGGCTCCCGGTGTCGAGTGAGGGAAGCGTCGCGCTGGCGCTGACCGCGCTCGACGTCGGCGAGTCAGCTGTCGCAGACACGCAGTTCGCCCTCTTCTTGCACCTCGGGACGGCCGTCGCGGCGATGGTCTACTACCGCGCGGAGGTCGGCGAGCTGCTGGCCGACGTTCCCTCGTGGCGTCCTGGTGATTGGTTCGCGGCCGAGCAGGCGACGCTGACCTTCGTCGTCGTCGCGATGGGCGCGTCGTTCGCGACCGGCGGCGTGGCCTACCTCACGCTGGAGACGGTCGTCTCCTCGCTCTCCGGCGGGGCCTTCGTCGCCCTGATCGGCGCGCTGCTAGTTGGGACCGGACTCTTGCAGTGGACTGCACAGGACCGCGCGATCGAGCGGCGTACGGAGATCGATCTGCTCGATGCCGTGCTCGTGGGCGCACTCCAGGGACTAGCGATCCTCCCGGGCGTCTCCCGGTCGGGGACGACCGTGAGCGCACTCCTCCTCCGGGGCCATCCCGGCGAGGACTCGCTGCGGCTCTCGTTTCTCCTCTCGATCCCCGCGGCGCTGGCGGCCGGCGCGCTCGTATTCGTCGAGGTCGGCGTCCCTTCGATCGCGCCCGGTCCGGCCGCGCTGGCGCTCGCCGTCAGCGCGGTCGTCGGCTTTCTGACCGTGGGGGCACTGGTCGCACTCGTCAGGCGGGTCGCCTTCTGGGCGGTCTGTGTCGGGTTCGGGGGGCTCGCGGTCGTCGGTGGTGCGCTGCTGATCGTGTGA
- a CDS encoding sulfite exporter TauE/SafE family protein — protein MATGTVVLAADGALLTGNVDLLLFAVIGVLGGAHCLGMCGPLVTTYADRMTDGRERRDGRLTTRDVRQHALFNLGRTAGYAGVGAVLGLLGGVAVDAAAIEPVSSAVRGGVGIVVGSAIVLVGVGYLRSGTATGTLSVLPGLNAAVGRFTGVLAGRLDRLVNSPGIVGLGAVHALLPCPILYPAYLYALALGDPVRGALALGVLGLGTILTLLPYGLALGSLSAGHRTRLHRVMGGVFVVLGYLPLAHGLMLFGVDLPYPDVPYYQPL, from the coding sequence ATGGCCACCGGGACAGTCGTACTGGCAGCGGACGGTGCACTCCTCACCGGGAACGTCGATCTCTTGCTGTTCGCCGTTATCGGGGTCCTGGGCGGCGCTCACTGCCTGGGGATGTGTGGACCACTGGTGACGACCTACGCCGACCGCATGACCGACGGCCGCGAGCGACGAGACGGTCGTCTCACCACTCGCGACGTTCGCCAGCACGCCCTGTTCAACCTCGGGCGGACGGCCGGGTACGCCGGGGTCGGTGCGGTGCTCGGACTGCTCGGCGGTGTCGCCGTCGATGCGGCAGCGATCGAACCCGTCTCCTCGGCGGTCCGCGGCGGCGTCGGGATCGTCGTCGGGTCGGCGATTGTCCTCGTCGGCGTCGGCTACCTCAGGTCGGGAACCGCGACCGGGACGCTGTCGGTCTTGCCCGGACTGAACGCGGCCGTCGGGCGCTTTACCGGGGTGCTCGCCGGGCGACTCGACCGGCTGGTCAACTCGCCGGGGATCGTCGGCCTCGGGGCCGTCCACGCCCTGCTTCCGTGCCCGATCCTGTACCCGGCGTACCTCTACGCGCTCGCGCTCGGCGACCCGGTGCGGGGCGCGCTCGCACTCGGCGTGCTCGGCCTCGGGACCATCCTGACGCTGCTCCCGTACGGACTGGCTCTCGGATCGCTCTCGGCTGGCCACAGAACGCGCCTGCACCGGGTGATGGGCGGCGTCTTCGTCGTCCTCGGCTACCTGCCGCTCGCTCACGGCCTGATGCTGTTCGGCGTCGACCTTCCGTACCCGGACGTACCGTACTATCAGCCGCTATGA
- a CDS encoding helix-turn-helix domain-containing protein, with protein MSQADLSPDRFRELLRESEPSFEEVLACVFDLQPHEVRTYETLLDQPASTVEELATELDRDRSNVNRSLSTLREKDLADRTRRLLDSGGHVYQYRATDIEDTRELMHETLDAWAAYVHDRIDTFGNGN; from the coding sequence ATGTCACAGGCCGACCTCTCCCCCGATCGGTTCCGGGAGCTCCTCCGTGAGTCCGAACCGTCTTTCGAGGAAGTGCTCGCGTGTGTCTTCGACCTCCAGCCACACGAGGTCCGGACCTACGAGACTCTTCTGGACCAACCCGCGAGTACGGTCGAGGAACTGGCGACCGAACTCGATCGCGATCGAAGTAACGTCAATCGCTCGCTCTCGACGCTGCGGGAGAAGGACCTGGCTGATCGGACCCGCCGACTGCTCGACAGCGGGGGACACGTCTATCAGTACAGGGCGACCGACATCGAGGACACGCGCGAGCTGATGCACGAGACGCTGGATGCCTGGGCGGCGTACGTCCACGACCGTATCGACACGTTCGGTAACGGGAACTGA